A region of Streptomyces cinnamoneus DNA encodes the following proteins:
- the snpA gene encoding snapalysin, with amino-acid sequence MKRSTMVLSAALGLGLAASLTAVPASAATQAPAGTSSARTVSSYVGSAAEEANNKAFFDAVMKSVKAKQAAAPGAQVVTVVYDASQAPSFQTEIANSARIWNSSVRNVQLRAGSNADFRYYEGNDSRGSYASTDGHGRGYVFLDYQQNEQYDSTRVTAHETGHVLGLPDHYSGPCSELMSGGGPGPSCTNAYPNTTERSRINQLWANGLKAFDKDAFTKAR; translated from the coding sequence ATGAAACGCTCCACGATGGTGCTGTCGGCTGCCCTCGGCCTCGGGCTGGCGGCCTCGCTGACCGCCGTGCCCGCCTCCGCCGCCACCCAGGCGCCGGCCGGCACCTCCTCGGCGCGGACCGTGTCCTCGTACGTCGGCTCGGCGGCCGAAGAGGCCAACAACAAGGCCTTCTTCGACGCCGTGATGAAGTCCGTGAAGGCCAAGCAGGCCGCCGCGCCCGGCGCCCAGGTCGTCACCGTCGTCTACGACGCCAGCCAGGCGCCGAGCTTCCAGACGGAGATAGCCAACAGCGCCCGGATCTGGAACAGCTCGGTCCGCAACGTCCAGTTGCGCGCGGGCTCGAACGCCGACTTCAGATACTACGAGGGCAACGACTCCCGCGGCTCGTACGCCAGCACCGACGGCCACGGCCGCGGCTACGTCTTCCTCGACTACCAGCAGAACGAGCAGTACGACTCCACCCGCGTCACCGCGCACGAGACCGGCCACGTGCTCGGCCTCCCGGACCACTACTCCGGCCCGTGCAGCGAGCTGATGTCCGGTGGCGGCCCCGGCCCGTCCTGCACCAACGCCTACCCCAACACCACCGAGCGGAGCCGGATCAACCAGCTCTGGGCGAACGGCCTGAAGGCGTTCGACAAGGACGCGTTCACCAAGGCCCGCTGA
- a CDS encoding nuclear transport factor 2 family protein produces MDIESMDAEEVQRRLRALTDRAEIADLMSRYLRSLDERVFDEAWVRAFHTEDVVAEMPIGTVRGQDALLDHIRRGMALFDRTVHLGTDTVIEIDGDRATARGAQLSTHVLAERPEDGSENVFVSGGHTHTELVRTPAGWRIRATALRVVWTQGTPPRLPA; encoded by the coding sequence ATGGACATCGAGAGCATGGACGCCGAAGAGGTGCAGCGCCGGCTGCGGGCCCTGACCGACCGCGCCGAGATCGCCGACCTGATGAGCCGCTACCTGCGGTCCCTGGACGAGCGGGTGTTCGACGAGGCGTGGGTCCGCGCGTTCCACACCGAGGACGTCGTCGCGGAGATGCCGATCGGTACGGTGCGCGGTCAGGACGCCCTGCTGGACCACATACGGCGCGGCATGGCGCTGTTCGACCGGACCGTGCACCTGGGCACCGACACGGTCATCGAGATCGACGGCGACCGGGCCACCGCCCGCGGCGCCCAGCTGAGCACGCACGTCCTGGCCGAGCGCCCCGAGGACGGCTCGGAGAACGTCTTCGTCTCCGGCGGCCACACCCACACGGAACTGGTGAGGACACCGGCCGGCTGGCGGATCCGCGCCACGGCGCTGCGGGTGGTGTGGACGCAGGGCACGCCGCCGCGGCTGCCGGCCTGA
- a CDS encoding deoxyxylulose-5-phosphate synthase: MPPAKTAYVCLPCRASYKQRHPSPGDDVRVCPRCAGPLIHVGSAFAPPRRRDTAAWRTLSVLLHAGIRFRKDCCFGGPGYRPRTLSEVRERMTYARRSGEPFAQALLRREVP, translated from the coding sequence ATGCCGCCCGCGAAGACCGCCTACGTCTGCCTGCCCTGCCGTGCCTCGTACAAGCAGCGCCACCCCTCACCGGGCGACGACGTCCGCGTGTGCCCGCGCTGCGCCGGTCCCCTGATCCACGTGGGCTCGGCCTTCGCACCCCCGCGCCGCCGCGACACCGCCGCCTGGCGAACCCTCTCGGTCCTGCTGCACGCGGGCATCCGCTTCCGCAAGGACTGCTGCTTCGGCGGCCCGGGCTACCGCCCCCGCACCCTCAGCGAGGTGCGGGAGCGGATGACGTACGCCCGGCGCTCGGGAGAGCCGTTCGCGCAGGCGCTGCTGCGGCGGGAGGTGCCGTAG
- a CDS encoding TMEM165/GDT1 family protein produces MFSLTVAAVAFGVVFLAELPDKTALAGLMLGTRYRASYVFAGVAAAFLVHVCLAIAAGSVLTLLPHRLVQAVVGVLFLAGATVLLLKKDDDEEEIKKPADQSFWKVSGAGFMLILVAEFGDLTQIMTANLAARYDDPLSVGTGAVLALWAVAGLGIVGGRTLMRYVPLKLITKVAALVMLALAGFSLYEAVTG; encoded by the coding sequence GTGTTCAGCCTCACCGTCGCCGCCGTGGCCTTCGGAGTCGTCTTCCTGGCCGAGCTGCCCGACAAGACCGCCCTCGCCGGCCTGATGCTCGGCACCCGCTACCGCGCCTCTTACGTCTTCGCGGGTGTCGCGGCCGCCTTCCTGGTCCACGTCTGCCTCGCCATCGCCGCGGGCAGCGTGCTGACCCTCCTCCCGCACCGCCTGGTCCAGGCCGTGGTGGGCGTGCTCTTCCTGGCGGGCGCGACGGTGCTGCTGCTGAAGAAGGACGACGACGAGGAAGAGATCAAGAAGCCCGCCGACCAGTCCTTCTGGAAGGTCTCGGGGGCGGGCTTCATGCTGATCCTCGTCGCGGAGTTCGGCGACCTCACACAGATCATGACCGCCAACCTCGCGGCCCGCTACGACGACCCGCTCTCCGTCGGCACCGGCGCCGTCCTGGCGCTGTGGGCCGTCGCCGGCCTGGGCATCGTGGGCGGACGGACGCTGATGCGGTACGTGCCGCTGAAGCTGATCACGAAGGTGGCGGCGCTGGTGATGCTGGCGCTGGCGGGCTTCAGCCTCTACGAGGCGGTGACGGGGTAG
- a CDS encoding DedA family protein — protein MLEQLGTLAGTPWIYVIVGLSVLLDVFLPVLPSGVLVITAATAAAGSAAGAVGDAAQGHAGFSDMLALVMCAATASVMGDMVAYRLAWRGGDRFDRAIARSRRLTAAQAKLGTALLRGGGPLVVLARFAPAGRSVVSLGAGVMHRRVAEFLPWSALAGLTWAAYSVSLGYFGGQWLGASWLSTAVSVLALFAAGSGAVYVMRREAPETQPQ, from the coding sequence GTGCTGGAGCAGTTGGGGACCTTGGCCGGGACCCCGTGGATATACGTGATCGTCGGCTTGTCCGTCCTCCTGGACGTGTTCCTTCCCGTGCTGCCGAGCGGAGTGCTGGTGATCACCGCCGCCACCGCGGCCGCGGGGTCCGCCGCCGGCGCGGTGGGCGACGCGGCCCAGGGCCACGCGGGGTTCTCCGACATGCTCGCGCTGGTGATGTGCGCCGCGACGGCGTCCGTCATGGGCGACATGGTCGCCTACCGCCTCGCCTGGCGCGGCGGCGACCGCTTCGACCGGGCCATCGCCCGCTCCCGCCGGCTGACCGCGGCCCAGGCCAAGCTGGGCACGGCCCTGCTCCGCGGCGGCGGCCCGCTCGTGGTGCTGGCCCGCTTCGCGCCCGCCGGGCGCTCGGTGGTCAGCCTCGGCGCCGGGGTGATGCACCGGCGGGTGGCCGAGTTCCTGCCGTGGTCCGCGCTGGCGGGCCTGACGTGGGCCGCGTACAGCGTGAGCCTGGGCTACTTCGGCGGCCAGTGGCTGGGCGCGTCGTGGCTGAGCACGGCGGTCTCCGTCCTCGCCCTCTTCGCGGCGGGCTCCGGAGCGGTGTACGTGATGCGCCGGGAGGCCCCGGAGACCCAGCCGCAGTAG
- a CDS encoding putative quinol monooxygenase, giving the protein MTSGFGLVVRFTLRDAAAALAFDELVSQTLDGIRKHEAGTVAYLVHRVPDEPDVRVFYELYESRTAFDAHEQQPHTCHFLAEREKFVLSTDVTFLELADGKRGRTGVDTGPAYRRG; this is encoded by the coding sequence ATGACCTCGGGCTTCGGACTTGTCGTGCGCTTCACGCTTCGTGACGCCGCTGCCGCGCTGGCCTTCGACGAGTTGGTCTCCCAGACCCTGGACGGGATCAGGAAGCACGAGGCGGGCACGGTCGCCTACCTCGTTCACCGGGTGCCGGACGAGCCGGACGTGCGCGTTTTCTACGAGCTGTACGAGAGCCGCACCGCCTTCGACGCGCACGAGCAGCAACCGCACACCTGCCACTTCCTGGCAGAGCGTGAGAAGTTCGTCCTCAGCACCGACGTGACCTTCCTGGAGCTTGCCGACGGCAAGCGCGGCCGGACCGGAGTGGATACTGGCCCTGCGTACAGGCGCGGATGA
- a CDS encoding DinB family protein produces MTSDQRVGPPSFGSERDMLRAFLDYHRATLAMKCEGLTDEELRRQSMPPSTLSLLGLVRHMAEVERAWFRRVFEDNDAPMVWSDEIDFQAAYDAGASTRHEAFAAWEAEVETSRRIEREARSLDQAGHQPRWGEDVSLRMVMVHVLLEYGRHNGHADFLREGVDGAVGA; encoded by the coding sequence GTGACCAGCGATCAACGCGTGGGACCGCCCAGCTTCGGCAGCGAACGCGACATGCTGCGGGCATTCCTCGATTACCACCGCGCGACCCTCGCCATGAAGTGCGAAGGGCTCACCGACGAGGAGCTGCGGCGGCAGTCGATGCCGCCGTCCACGCTGTCGCTGCTCGGCCTGGTGCGGCACATGGCGGAGGTGGAACGTGCCTGGTTCCGCCGGGTGTTCGAGGACAACGACGCACCCATGGTCTGGTCGGACGAGATCGACTTCCAGGCGGCGTACGACGCGGGCGCGTCGACCAGACACGAGGCGTTCGCAGCCTGGGAGGCCGAGGTGGAGACCTCGCGCCGGATCGAGCGGGAGGCCCGGTCCCTGGACCAGGCCGGGCACCAGCCGCGCTGGGGCGAGGACGTGTCACTGCGCATGGTGATGGTGCACGTGCTCCTGGAGTACGGCCGTCACAACGGACACGCGGACTTTCTGCGTGAGGGCGTCGACGGGGCCGTGGGCGCCTGA
- a CDS encoding NUDIX hydrolase: MLIRMSTAAQSPRSTPLHSVSVAGAVVRDDGRVLAIRRADNGNWELPGGVLEIEESPEAGARREVLEETGIEVSVDRLTGVYKNMTRGIVALVFRCRPVGGSERTSDESAAVSWLTPEEVTAAMAEAYAVRLLDALSDDAPHVRVHDGRRLMPAA; encoded by the coding sequence ATGCTCATCCGCATGAGTACAGCGGCCCAGTCTCCCAGGTCCACCCCGCTCCACTCGGTTTCGGTGGCGGGAGCCGTCGTACGCGACGACGGGCGTGTTCTCGCCATCCGCCGGGCCGACAACGGCAACTGGGAGCTCCCGGGCGGGGTGCTGGAGATCGAGGAGTCGCCAGAGGCGGGCGCTCGCCGGGAAGTGCTGGAGGAGACGGGCATCGAGGTCAGCGTGGACCGGCTGACCGGCGTCTACAAGAACATGACCCGCGGCATCGTGGCTCTCGTCTTCCGATGCCGGCCGGTGGGGGGATCGGAGCGGACCTCCGACGAATCCGCTGCGGTCTCATGGCTCACTCCCGAGGAAGTGACCGCCGCCATGGCGGAGGCGTACGCCGTGCGCTTGCTCGACGCGCTCAGCGACGATGCCCCGCACGTGCGCGTCCACGACGGTCGCCGGCTGATGCCCGCTGCGTGA
- a CDS encoding HNH endonuclease family protein, whose protein sequence is MSSVYARRTAVAAGLAALVGTLVLSGPAAQAAPPTPPDAATARTYLSQLTVKPEGSMDGYSRARFPHWITQSGQCNTREVVLKRDGQDVQQDAKCAAVSGTWFSPYDGATWHDAQDVDIDHIVPLAQAWRSGANTWTTAQRQAFANDLTHSQLIAVTDRVNQAKGDKDPAQWMPPLKSYACTYAQMWVSVKHEYALTVDSAEKDALTRVLGGC, encoded by the coding sequence ATGTCCAGCGTCTACGCGCGTCGTACCGCCGTCGCCGCGGGGCTCGCCGCCCTCGTCGGCACGCTCGTCCTGAGCGGCCCGGCGGCCCAGGCCGCGCCCCCCACCCCGCCGGACGCCGCGACGGCCCGTACGTACCTGAGCCAGCTGACCGTCAAGCCCGAGGGTTCGATGGACGGCTACAGCCGCGCCAGGTTCCCGCACTGGATCACGCAGTCCGGCCAGTGCAACACCCGCGAGGTGGTCCTCAAGCGCGACGGGCAGGACGTGCAGCAGGACGCCAAGTGCGCGGCCGTCTCGGGCACCTGGTTCTCCCCCTACGACGGGGCCACCTGGCACGACGCCCAGGACGTCGACATCGACCACATCGTGCCGCTCGCCCAGGCCTGGCGCTCGGGCGCGAACACCTGGACCACCGCGCAGCGCCAGGCGTTCGCCAACGACCTGACCCACTCGCAGCTGATCGCGGTCACCGACCGCGTCAACCAGGCGAAGGGCGACAAGGACCCGGCGCAGTGGATGCCGCCGCTGAAGTCCTACGCCTGCACGTACGCCCAGATGTGGGTGAGCGTCAAGCACGAGTACGCCCTGACCGTCGACTCCGCGGAGAAGGACGCGCTCACGCGCGTCCTCGGCGGCTGCTGA
- a CDS encoding DoxX family protein, with protein MPPTPTAPAPSPASARSSASAAGSALTQRLDEARPYVLSLFRAVVGLLFLCHGAASLFGVLGGAPGSNGGTIAAGTWPGWYAAAIQLVAGALVLLGAGTRTAALIASGSMAYAYFDVHQSMALWPIQNGGEASAMFCWAFLLLVFTGPGALSLDRFFGRGRRG; from the coding sequence ATGCCCCCGACGCCCACCGCGCCCGCTCCCTCGCCGGCCTCGGCGCGGTCCTCCGCGAGCGCCGCCGGTTCCGCGCTCACCCAGCGCCTGGACGAGGCCCGCCCGTACGTCCTGTCCCTGTTCCGCGCCGTCGTGGGCCTGCTCTTCCTCTGCCACGGCGCCGCGTCGCTCTTCGGCGTGCTCGGCGGCGCGCCCGGCAGCAACGGCGGCACGATCGCCGCGGGCACCTGGCCCGGCTGGTACGCGGCGGCGATCCAGCTCGTGGCGGGCGCCCTCGTCCTGCTGGGCGCCGGCACCCGCACCGCGGCCCTCATCGCCTCGGGCTCGATGGCCTACGCCTACTTCGACGTGCACCAGAGCATGGCCCTGTGGCCGATACAGAACGGCGGCGAGGCCTCGGCGATGTTCTGCTGGGCGTTCCTGCTGCTCGTCTTCACGGGTCCTGGCGCGCTGTCGCTGGACCGCTTCTTCGGGCGCGGCCGCCGGGGCTGA
- a CDS encoding HAD-IA family hydrolase — protein sequence MTTLTARALLLDMDGTIVNSDAVVERCWRRWAEEHGLDADEALKVVHGRQGYATMAVLLPDRPMELNHEDNRRMLAAETADMDGVVPVPGAPAFMAALAALPHALVTSADRKLAEARMGAAALPMPAVRVTAECVSASKPDPEGFLKGAAELGFAPEDCVVFEDSEAGIAAGKAAGMRVVGVGPRAAAHAPDAHVMTLEQVRVEAGPDGAITLRIAAA from the coding sequence ATGACCACGCTTACGGCTCGTGCCCTGCTCCTGGACATGGACGGGACCATCGTCAACTCCGACGCGGTGGTCGAGCGCTGCTGGCGCCGCTGGGCCGAGGAGCACGGGCTCGACGCCGACGAGGCGCTGAAGGTCGTCCACGGCCGCCAGGGCTACGCCACCATGGCCGTCCTCCTGCCGGACCGCCCCATGGAGCTCAACCACGAGGACAACCGCCGGATGCTGGCCGCCGAGACGGCCGACATGGACGGCGTCGTGCCCGTGCCGGGCGCCCCCGCCTTCATGGCCGCGCTGGCCGCCCTGCCGCACGCCCTGGTGACCTCGGCCGACCGCAAGCTCGCCGAGGCCCGCATGGGGGCCGCGGCACTGCCGATGCCCGCCGTGCGGGTCACGGCCGAGTGCGTCAGCGCCAGCAAGCCGGACCCGGAGGGCTTCCTCAAGGGCGCGGCGGAGCTGGGCTTCGCCCCGGAGGACTGCGTGGTCTTCGAGGACTCCGAGGCCGGCATCGCGGCCGGCAAGGCGGCGGGCATGCGCGTGGTGGGCGTGGGCCCGCGCGCGGCGGCGCACGCGCCGGACGCCCATGTCATGACGCTGGAGCAGGTGCGGGTCGAGGCCGGTCCGGACGGCGCGATCACCCTGCGGATCGCGGCGGCCTGA
- a CDS encoding DUF6255 family natural product biosynthesis protein — protein MAAVRAATDSTVQGLTSTRPAAKPCPHPAWATTGGIATCVRCATRRVTDYRALAQALEPPERTALFAATATCTGPMGGPADPARRRELLRRLREVNLRSRRGRP, from the coding sequence ATGGCGGCGGTTCGGGCAGCCACAGACAGCACCGTCCAGGGACTCACCAGCACCCGTCCGGCGGCCAAGCCCTGCCCCCACCCCGCCTGGGCCACCACCGGCGGCATCGCCACCTGCGTCCGCTGCGCGACCCGGCGCGTCACCGACTACCGCGCGCTCGCCCAAGCCCTCGAACCGCCCGAGCGGACAGCCCTCTTCGCGGCGACGGCCACGTGCACCGGCCCCATGGGCGGCCCCGCCGACCCCGCTCGTCGGCGGGAGCTCCTTCGCAGACTCCGCGAGGTCAATCTCCGGAGCCGGAGGGGCAGGCCGTAG
- a CDS encoding GntR family transcriptional regulator, whose translation MGNEVSQDSGKPRYLQIAHDLAEQIRAGILEPGSQVPSESEVMERYGVSQGTVRKAMAELRTSGLVETHHGRGSYVKSLPPVRRKSSDRFRRSHRRDGKGAYLAEAEQAGQKPRVQVLYVGPTDAPAEIADRLGVAAGDKVLARRRRYFSDNTPTEEATSYLPWPLATAIPQLLSENPGSGGIYARLEEHGLTLGEYVETVRARLATKQEVSALRLSPGSPVIHLVRNAVTRDGRVVEVCDTIMAADRFVLEYRIPSVD comes from the coding sequence ATGGGGAACGAGGTCTCGCAGGACTCGGGAAAGCCGCGATATCTGCAAATCGCGCACGATCTCGCCGAGCAGATCCGAGCGGGGATCCTGGAGCCGGGCAGCCAGGTGCCCAGCGAGTCCGAGGTCATGGAGCGCTACGGCGTCTCCCAGGGGACAGTGCGCAAGGCGATGGCCGAGCTGCGAACCTCAGGGCTTGTGGAGACGCATCACGGGCGTGGCTCGTATGTGAAGAGCCTGCCTCCCGTGCGGAGGAAGTCCTCGGACAGGTTTCGTCGCTCCCACCGCAGGGACGGTAAGGGCGCCTACCTCGCCGAAGCAGAGCAGGCGGGTCAGAAGCCGCGCGTTCAGGTGCTCTACGTCGGCCCCACGGACGCGCCGGCCGAGATCGCTGACCGTCTCGGAGTGGCCGCGGGGGACAAAGTGCTGGCCCGGCGTCGTCGCTACTTCAGCGACAACACGCCCACCGAGGAAGCGACTTCATACCTACCCTGGCCGCTTGCGACGGCCATCCCCCAGCTGCTGAGCGAGAACCCCGGAAGCGGTGGCATCTACGCCCGCCTGGAAGAACACGGACTCACCCTCGGCGAGTACGTGGAGACCGTGCGGGCACGACTGGCCACCAAACAGGAGGTCTCAGCACTGAGACTCAGTCCGGGATCTCCGGTCATCCACCTTGTGCGGAATGCGGTGACCCGTGACGGCCGGGTCGTTGAGGTCTGCGACACGATCATGGCCGCCGACCGCTTCGTCCTCGAATACCGCATCCCCTCAGTGGACTGA
- a CDS encoding AAA family ATPase yields MLLWINGPFGAGKTQTAHEIRRRLPGSVVCDPEEVGFGLHRMTPPRLRGDFQDLTAWRQGVYEVLDLVLTRHEGVVIAPMTITEPAYFRETVGRLRERGHGVRHFALLARRETVLRRLGERNPVHAVQRAMGRNAPPRGESFAVARLDVCLERLREEEFADHVWTDRLTVPQVADHIAESAGLRLAPDRDGALRGRLRRAWTGARHIRFV; encoded by the coding sequence ATGCTCTTGTGGATCAACGGCCCGTTCGGTGCCGGCAAAACCCAGACCGCCCACGAGATCCGCCGCCGTCTGCCCGGAAGCGTGGTCTGCGACCCCGAAGAGGTGGGCTTCGGCCTGCACCGCATGACCCCACCGCGCCTGCGCGGCGACTTCCAGGACCTCACGGCCTGGCGCCAGGGCGTCTACGAGGTCCTGGACCTGGTCCTGACCCGGCACGAGGGGGTGGTCATCGCCCCCATGACGATCACGGAGCCGGCGTACTTCCGGGAGACGGTGGGCCGCCTGCGCGAGCGCGGCCACGGCGTCCGCCACTTCGCGCTGCTGGCGCGGCGGGAGACGGTGCTGCGCCGGCTGGGCGAACGGAACCCGGTCCACGCCGTCCAGCGGGCCATGGGACGGAACGCCCCGCCACGGGGGGAGAGCTTCGCGGTCGCGAGATTGGACGTGTGCCTGGAGAGGCTGCGCGAGGAGGAGTTCGCGGACCACGTGTGGACGGACCGGCTCACGGTCCCGCAAGTGGCCGACCACATCGCCGAGTCGGCGGGCCTGAGGCTGGCACCGGACAGGGACGGCGCGCTACGGGGCCGCCTGCGGCGGGCGTGGACGGGGGCGCGGCATATCCGGTTCGTCTGA
- a CDS encoding carboxymuconolactone decarboxylase family protein: MAGRSRAEIEADIKETLGLVPHFLAGIPDDLLESEWEIFKKLELGETLIPNKYKELMGIALHSETKCRYCTLFHTEAARLYGATDEEIQEAVHYAKNSLGWSAYLNGMREDYDDFAKELEQIKDYLNAKA; the protein is encoded by the coding sequence ATGGCCGGCCGTAGCCGCGCTGAGATCGAAGCCGACATCAAGGAAACGCTCGGGCTCGTTCCCCATTTCCTCGCCGGCATCCCCGATGACCTGCTGGAAAGCGAGTGGGAGATCTTCAAGAAGCTCGAACTCGGCGAGACCCTCATTCCCAACAAGTACAAGGAACTGATGGGCATCGCCCTGCACTCCGAGACCAAGTGCCGCTACTGCACGCTCTTCCACACCGAGGCCGCGAGGCTCTACGGGGCCACGGACGAGGAGATCCAGGAAGCCGTGCACTACGCCAAGAACAGTCTCGGCTGGAGCGCCTACCTCAACGGCATGCGTGAGGACTACGACGACTTCGCCAAGGAGCTGGAGCAGATCAAGGACTACCTGAACGCCAAGGCGTGA
- a CDS encoding ABC transporter permease has protein sequence MPLAAALLPVNATLGVVLAVLLVVAVGVAALARLEDARGHGYARAIALAGVRAAVQLAVVSVLIGWVVRAVPLLLAFLVLMFAVAARTAGRRVTDNRTWWWAAAPLAAGVLPTVLALLLTGLVPLKGVALVPVTGILIGGALTGTVLAGRRALDELRTRHGEVEAGLALGLLPREARLEIARPAASDALLPGLDQTRTVGLVTLPGAFVGMLLGGASPVLAGAVQLFVLVALMTVQAVAVAVTLELVARGMLHRSRTPLGEAEGD, from the coding sequence GTGCCCCTCGCCGCGGCCCTGCTGCCCGTCAACGCCACGCTGGGCGTGGTGCTCGCCGTGCTGCTCGTCGTCGCGGTGGGCGTGGCCGCCCTCGCCCGGCTGGAGGACGCCCGGGGGCACGGCTACGCCCGGGCGATCGCGCTGGCCGGGGTGCGGGCCGCTGTTCAACTGGCCGTCGTCTCCGTGCTGATCGGCTGGGTCGTCCGGGCGGTTCCGCTGCTCCTCGCCTTCCTCGTCCTGATGTTCGCCGTCGCGGCGCGCACGGCCGGGCGGCGCGTCACGGACAACCGCACGTGGTGGTGGGCGGCCGCACCCCTCGCGGCCGGCGTGCTGCCGACCGTCCTCGCGCTGCTGCTGACCGGGCTCGTCCCGCTCAAGGGCGTCGCCCTCGTCCCCGTCACCGGCATCCTCATCGGCGGCGCCCTGACCGGCACCGTCCTGGCCGGCCGCCGCGCCCTCGACGAGCTGCGCACGCGGCACGGCGAGGTCGAGGCGGGCCTGGCCCTCGGCCTGCTGCCCCGCGAGGCCCGCCTGGAGATCGCCCGCCCGGCCGCCTCGGACGCCCTGCTGCCGGGCCTGGACCAGACGCGCACCGTGGGGCTCGTCACGCTGCCGGGCGCCTTCGTCGGCATGCTGCTGGGCGGCGCGTCGCCGGTGCTGGCGGGGGCGGTGCAGCTGTTCGTGCTGGTCGCGCTGATGACGGTGCAGGCGGTGGCGGTGGCGGTCACGCTGGAGCTCGTGGCGCGGGGGATGCTGCACCGGTCGCGTACTCCTCTGGGGGAAGCAGAAGGGGATTGA